The following nucleotide sequence is from Pochonia chlamydosporia 170 chromosome 4, whole genome shotgun sequence.
AAAGCAAAGTTCGAGCCCTTCGACTTAGTTACACCAACACTCGATCAGTTCGGGCGGCATGTAGACGATGTGATCAACCTCAATGCAGCACACTGGAAATCTGCGCCTCATGCGTATCGCTCTGTATACGCTAAGACACCGGGTTCCCTTGATATCCCTTCAGCTGGGCTTCACTTCTCTACTGAGCTGCTGGGCGAGATTGAGTCCAAAGGAGTTGAGATCGCCAACATAACGCTACATGTTGGGGCGACTGAGATCCTGTCAGTTCGTCACATcagcgaggaggaagttgagaACCACAAGGTCAGGTCCGAGTACTTCCAGGTTGGAGACAGGGCTGCTTCTCAGATCAACCGGGCCGTCTCTGAGGGAAGACGTGTCATCGCAATCGGAACGACTGTCATGAGAACACTTGAGACTTTGGCAGCCAAACGAAGCCCCAAGACTCCTATACAAGCCCAATCAGGGTGGACAGATCTCTACATCTACCCTGGGTTTAAGTTCAAGCTCGTCGATGTGCTGTTGACGAACCTCCACCAACCTCGTTCCAGCCATATTGTGCTTACGGCTGCCTTTGCTGGGAAAGACTTTGTGATGCGCAGTTATGCGGAGCTTACTGAACATGGTGGATACGAGTTTGACATGTTTGGGGACAGCATGCTAATTGTGTAGCTGTAAATACAACAGATGAAGGATGAGTCAGTCGGGATCCACGACTGGATGGTGTTTCAGACATGCTTCAAGAGGTACAATAGTATACGACGTTGAACTGAATCTCTGTTTTACATGCTGTGACATCGAAAATACAAGTTCTCGTACTGTATTATTAATGGTGTAGACAATCCATTACAGAGACTAGTTACTCAGATGCTATACCAGGTACCATACTTTCCAATTGGCGGGTAAGCACACTGAATTTCACTCGAAGTCCAGGTATAATCAAAGTTGCTGGTACTTTGTTTGCCACCAGTCATACACCATAACCCAGTCCGAGTGATGGGATCATTGTTTGCTACCCAAATCTGTCCACATGAGGGGTCGGCGGCGCATTTGGCGGCGCAGTACTGGAAAATGCCGTCGTACGTCAGAGGAATACCTTGAACATCATCATTCAAGGTGAGATAGTTGAACGGTACACAATTGTTGTTGTAGCTGGAAACGTAGTTGTACTGACGCCCGGCAACAGTCACTGTCTGTGTAGCAACCTGTGTGTTCGTCGCTACTGGTCGTAATGTTTCGGTGGCTGTTATTTCGGCGGTTGCGGTGTTTGTTGTCGGTGGTTTCGTGGTCGTGACCGTTACTGTAGCCGTCACCGTGACGACGTTGGCTTGTGTTGCGAGAGTTGGGGATACAGTTGCTGTGAAAGAGAGAGTGGTTGTTGGTTTAACGGTCACTGTCACGGTCGACTTTGCGGTGACGGTGGGTGCTTTCACGTAGCAGCTGCAGGCTGTTGAAATGACTTTA
It contains:
- a CDS encoding S-adenosylmethionine:tRNA ribosyltransferase-isomerase (similar to microsporum gypseum CBS 118893 XP_003173650.1), with the translated sequence MKTREFDFNVDSRVVPSDPIELRGKSRDSGRMIVLERSTEKITHTVFSNICQYFRPGDLLVLNDSYVLANTLRFQHGDQSTQVGLAGQEPDGTTIVDLFGWSLAAPDLTLKSTNNEQLTCTLLEALPDQHWKAKFEPFDLVTPTLDQFGRHVDDVINLNAAHWKSAPHAYRSVYAKTPGSLDIPSAGLHFSTELLGEIESKGVEIANITLHVGATEILSVRHISEEEVENHKVRSEYFQVGDRAASQINRAVSEGRRVIAIGTTVMRTLETLAAKRSPKTPIQAQSGWTDLYIYPGFKFKLVDVLLTNLHQPRSSHIVLTAAFAGKDFVMRSYAELTEHGGYEFDMFGDSMLIV